The Natrinema amylolyticum genome includes the window GCTCGTCGAAGGCTGGCACGGCCGCTACTACGAGGACTTCGCGGTCGGCGACGTCTACAAACATCCCTTCGGCCGGACCGTCACCGAGACGGACAACGTCTGGATGACGAACGTGACGATGAACCTCAACCCGATGCACTTCAACGAGGCCTACGCCGCGGAGACGGAGTTCGGCGAGCGCCTCGTCGACGGCACCTTCGTCATCGCCCTGGCCGTCGGGATGAGCGTCATCGACGTCTCCGTGAACGCGACGGCGAACCTCGGCTACGACGACATCCGCCACCACGAGCCGGTCTTCCACGGGGACACCATCTTCGCCGAGAGCGAGGTCTTGAGCAAGCGGGAACTCGAGTCCCGCGATCACGTCGGCATCGTCGAGACCGAACTCCGGGCGTACAATCAGCACGGCGATCTCGTACTCAGCTTAGAGCGCACGCCCATGGTGTTGAAACGCGAGCACGCGGAGCCCTCGGCGGCGAAGCCGCCGGGCTGGCTCGAGGGAATCGGCACGCAGCCGGAGGATCTGTAATGCTCGCGCTCGACGATATCACGGTCCTGAGCCTCGAGAGCGGAATCAGCGCGCCGCTTTGCACCCGGATGCTAGGCGACTTCGGCGCGGAGGTGATCAAGGTCGAGCGCCCCGACGTGGGCGACGTCAACCGCCACTGGGACTCGGTGGTGGACGGCGACTCCTCGGCCCACGTCTGGGTCGACCGCAACAAGCTGAGCATCGAGTTGAACCTCAAATCCGACGAGGGGCTCGAAATCTTTCACGAACTGGCCGAGGAGGCGGATATCGTCGTCCAGAACTACTCGCCGGGCGTGGTCGAACGGCTCGGCGTCGGCTACGAGGACGTCGCCGAGAGCAACGACGATGTCATCTAC containing:
- a CDS encoding MaoC family dehydratase translates to MTDDTDTDETAESTDKRLVEGWHGRYYEDFAVGDVYKHPFGRTVTETDNVWMTNVTMNLNPMHFNEAYAAETEFGERLVDGTFVIALAVGMSVIDVSVNATANLGYDDIRHHEPVFHGDTIFAESEVLSKRELESRDHVGIVETELRAYNQHGDLVLSLERTPMVLKREHAEPSAAKPPGWLEGIGTQPEDL